The Vespula pensylvanica isolate Volc-1 chromosome 5, ASM1446617v1, whole genome shotgun sequence genome includes a window with the following:
- the LOC122629471 gene encoding condensin-2 complex subunit D3-like isoform X4: protein MNVIIYSSVYYPVMELLQIFDNFKLDDLNDKWVNTVWDSQFLTYDEPPQDDYFLFIESEDMDLLLQDTCEVVKDWLAKIHTSEECNNKEANVSWDVLVSLNINVHALLSVLYYIIKSGQRDEANKTSKQTCLNATSLYLMLLAIPGSRAFNIFHPNLYKKAIESLKLCKLLIPIVTKGNKTVTLEYMDINEDQSSDHVISLSEKVLLIEGLKNILSNFITMIKLFSFRAYSHSLDITISVLLEVTDVNQFEYQKTRNKLFCNAYTALFKLCDNKHGPIKTTIMMIAKYIHPRFLFNHNDHQIKFMANMHELTIDFLRKLLHTYEKEAKIAIMTLIQYIMIKCPERQEARQKQATVLLKLITICKEDIIIHIINDIISLSHHTKVSCRLFAQEIIGKLLIESNLNNHDLIESLQRKKIKKALIATTLSRCVDSSNMVRGRAMATIAEFTDIQNNIIEMLVEDTSEVSCSDETLPLFDELRTILLRDVNQMPTLNTVLIMLIDRVEDERALVRRSALQILKNLTIKFPILTCQVAPIVGRRCRDPVMTVRRFAIHILSVILEYFPSDSQILNEWVETVLPQIFDTEIKVQEKALESFQDLLISKITNHSKYTDNAKSSLPWRIVGKLTDMKMMKHLSRACKIWIKDNLINNSLITDIQSHIGSDNDTSAWVLLTAISESMKLPNLNKYIDDYKDLIQKNNYHSNLILQILRNSWSSLSKNDMNDLYEYLYQCLCDFKIHFSLISICLDIIGGIIKHLHPDDNNHLVQSNTMKLMEISEIKIQKMLKTNNKTIMDTSNYIKAMSTLGHVAFSCTNKLSSSTLRILEGLLLESELLPDSIKEVKELQAFAVVVLGQHAIRDHEIAQEVIPILGRLLRMDINHNSSTEIAIKVNAAKALADLCIRFTTLVEPYLSDMCICMKDRSSIVREAVVVIFIQLLLEDFIKVKGPFFFHILTMLFDPDKMIRELTIFLIEERLLKKNKVLISQKFLESIYHYNNYQFKHRLCDRKMRKEEKEILTFPGNKNHDNRAIIYNFMIEHLDPPEKIKLLVKLTTQILGRVSNGTINVTSQKGACVLKDTLYILNNERLQPFLSSNKHTINSQDQEDFMSPSDVSTTNAITVIIEGMKRHGLDILLPTLLKVKEKLEILKSPLKHDVMRFVSRMYTIYSKEHLTNLLNEYPQLEKEIDQYKRNFDKDANMETDNVEIQDNLRSLKTGTENLKTNVQLSICTRIPKVILHRISPTSFKKRRRHWIVKS, encoded by the exons ATGAACGTTATCATTTATTCCAGCG TTTATTATCCTGTGATGGagcttttacaaatttttgacAATTTTAAATTGGACGATCTGAACGATAAGTGGGTAAATACTGTGTGGGATTCACAATTTCTAACCTACGACGAACCACCTCAagatgattattttcttttcattgaaaGCGAGGATATGGACTTATTATTACAAGACACTTGTGAGGTCGTCAAAGATTGGCTTGCTAAAATTCATACTTCAGAAGAATGCAATAATAAAGAAGCAAATGTTTCTTGGGATGTATTAGTAAGTTTGAATATAAATGTGCATGCTTTGTTATCGgttttatactatataataaaatctggTCAACGTGATGAAGCTAATAAAACAAGTAAGCAAACTTGTTTGAATGCAACAAGTTTATATCTTATGTTATTAGCTATACCTGGAAGTCGtgcttttaatatatttcatccaaacttatataaaaaagcaatTGAATCTTTGAAATTATGTAAACTCCTAATTCCAATAGTTACAAAGGGAAATAAAACTGTAACTTTAGAATATATGGATATTAATGAAGATCAATCGAGCGATCATGTTATTTCACTTTCAGAAAAGGTTTTATTGATCGAAggtcttaaaaatattttgtctaATTTCATCACAATGATAAAGTTATTTTCATTTAGAGCTTATTCACATTCATTAGATATTACTATCTCTGTATTACTTGAAGTTACTGACGTTAATCAGTTTGAATATCAAAAGacaagaaataaattgttttgtAACGCTTATACAGCTCTATTTAAATTATGTGATAATAAACATGGACCTATCAAAACAACTATTATGATGATAGCAAAATACATACatcctcgttttctctttaatcaTAATGATCATCAAATCAAGTTTATGGCAAATATGCATGAATTAACAAtagattttttaagaaaattattacatacttatgaaaaagaagcaaagatTGCTATAATGacattaattcaatatattatgattaaatGTCCGGAACGACAAGAGGCTCGTCAAAAGCAAGCTAcagtattattaaaactaattACAATATGCAAAGAAGATatcattatacatattattaatgatataatatctcTTTCACATCATACAAAAGTATCCTGTAGGCTATTTGCTCAAGAGATCATTGGTAAACTTTTAATAGAATCTAATTTAAATAACCATGATTTAATAGAATCTTTACAgcggaagaagataaaaaaagcatTAATTGCTACAACATTGAGTAGATGTGTGGATTCTTCTAATATGGTAAGAGGTAGAGCTATGGCAACAATTGCAGAGTTTACAgacatacaaaataatatcattgaaatgCTCGTAGAAGATACATCTGAAGTATCATGTTCTGATGAGACACTTCCTTTATTCGATGAATTAAGAACCATATTATTAAGAGATGTTAATCAGATGCCAACATTAAATACAGTACTCATCATGTTAATAGATCGAGTAGAAGATGAAAGAGCATTAGTAAGACGAAGTGCACTacagattttaaaaaatttgactATTAAGTTTCCCATACTGACATGTCAAGTTGCTCCTATAGTTGGTCGTCGTTGCAGAGACCCTGTAATGACAGTACGTCGTTTcgcaatacatatattatctgttattttagaatattttcctAGTGATTCACAAATCCTTAATGAGTGGGTAGAAACAGTATTACCACAAATATTTGATACTGAAATTAAAGTACAAGAAAAAGCACTAGAATCTTTCCAAGACTTACTAATAAGTAAGATAACGAATCATTCCAAATATACTGATAATGCAAAAAGCAGTTTACCATGGAGAATCGTAGGTAAATTAACTGACATGAAAATGATGAAACATTTATCAAGAGCTTGTAAAATATGGATTAAAGATAATCTCATAAACAACTCTTTAATCACAGATATACAATCACATATTGGATCAGACAATGATACATCTGCATGGGTTCTTTTAACAGCAATATCTGAAAGCATGAAATTAccaaatttgaataaatatattgacgATTATAAAGatcttatacaaaaaaataactatcattcaaatttaattttacaaatattgaGAAATTCTTGGTCATCTTTAAGTAAAAATGACATGAACGATTTGTATGAATACCTTTATCAATGCCTTTGTGAtttcaaaattcattttagTTTAATTAGTATTTGTCTTGATATCATTGGtggaataataaaacatttacatcctgatgataataatcatttagtGCAATCTAACACGATGAAATTAATGGAAatatcagaaataaaaatacaaaaaatgcttaaaactaataataaaacaataatggatacatcaaattatataaaagctATGTCTACGTTAGGACATGTTGCATTTTCATGTACTAATAAGCTTTCATCGTCTACTTTACGTATTTTGGAAGGCTTATTACTTGAATCAGAATTATTACCAGATTCAATAAAGGAAGTAAAAGAATTACAAGCTTTTGCTGTGGTTGTGCTTGGACAACATGCAATAAGAGATCATGAGATAGCACAAGAGGTAATACCAATTTTAGGTAGACTCTTGCGTATGGATATAAATCACAATTCAAGCACAGAGATAGCTATTAAGGTGAATGCTGCTAAAGCTTTAGCAGATCTCTGTATTAGGTTCACTACATTAGTTGAACCTTATTTGTCAGACATGTGCATTTGTATGAAAGATCGAAGTTCTATAGTAAGAGAAGCTGttgttgtaatatttatacaattattgttagaagattttataaaagtaaaaggaccattctttttccatatattAACAATGTTATTTGACCCAGATAAAATGATACGGGAGttaactatttttttaatcgaagagagacttttaaaaaagaataaagtacTAATATCACAAAAGTTTTTGGAaagtatatatcattataataattatcaattcaAGCACAGATTATGTGATCGTAAAAtgcgaaaggaagaaaaagaaattttaacatTTCCTGGAAATAAGAATCATGATAATAGagcaattatttataattttatgatagaACATTTAGATCCtcctgaaaaaataaaattacttgtAAAACTAACTACGCAAATACTTGGTAGAGTTTCAAATGGTACAATTAATGTTACAAGTCAAAAAGGCGCATGTGTTTTAAAagacacattatatatactcaACAATGAGCGTTTACAACCATTTCTATCCTCTAACAAACATACAATAAATTCTCAAGATCAAGAAGACTTTATGAGTCCATCAGATGTATCAACTACTAATGCAATAACTGTAATTATAGAAGGAATGAAAAGGCATGGTTTAGATATATTGCTACCAACATTactaaaagtaaaagaaaaattggaaattTTAAAATCACCTTTAAAACATGATGTAATGAGATTTGTTTCTAGAATGTATACAATTTATAGCAAAGAACATCTTACAAATCTGTTAAATGAATATCCacaattggaaaaagaaattgatcaaTACAAAAG AAATTTTGATAAAGATGCAAACATGGAAACTGATAATGTTGAAATACAAGATAATTTGAGATCGCTTAAGACTGGCACAGAGAATCTTAAAACAAATGTACAACTTTCGATTTGTACTCGTATACCTAAAGTTATTTTACATCGTATTTCACCAACATCCTTTAAAAAaag GAGACGACATTGGATCGTAAAGTCATAA
- the LOC122629471 gene encoding condensin-2 complex subunit D3-like isoform X2, with protein MNVIIYSSVYYPVMELLQIFDNFKLDDLNDNEDMDLLLQDTCEVVKDWLAKIHTSEECNNKEANVSWDVLVSLNINVHALLSVLYYIIKSGQRDEANKTSKQTCLNATSLYLMLLAIPGSRAFNIFHPNLYKKAIESLKLCKLLIPIVTKGNKTVTLEYMDINEDQSSDHVISLSEKVLLIEGLKNILSNFITMIKLFSFRAYSHSLDITISVLLEVTDVNQFEYQKTRNKLFCNAYTALFKLCDNKHGPIKTTIMMIAKYIHPRFLFNHNDHQIKFMANMHELTIDFLRKLLHTYEKEAKIAIMTLIQYIMIKCPERQEARQKQATVLLKLITICKEDIIIHIINDIISLSHHTKVSCRLFAQEIIGKLLIESNLNNHDLIESLQRKKIKKALIATTLSRCVDSSNMVRGRAMATIAEFTDIQNNIIEMLVEDTSEVSCSDETLPLFDELRTILLRDVNQMPTLNTVLIMLIDRVEDERALVRRSALQILKNLTIKFPILTCQVAPIVGRRCRDPVMTVRRFAIHILSVILEYFPSDSQILNEWVETVLPQIFDTEIKVQEKALESFQDLLISKITNHSKYTDNAKSSLPWRIVGKLTDMKMMKHLSRACKIWIKDNLINNSLITDIQSHIGSDNDTSAWVLLTAISESMKLPNLNKYIDDYKDLIQKNNYHSNLILQILRNSWSSLSKNDMNDLYEYLYQCLCDFKIHFSLISICLDIIGGIIKHLHPDDNNHLVQSNTMKLMEISEIKIQKMLKTNNKTIMDTSNYIKAMSTLGHVAFSCTNKLSSSTLRILEGLLLESELLPDSIKEVKELQAFAVVVLGQHAIRDHEIAQEVIPILGRLLRMDINHNSSTEIAIKVNAAKALADLCIRFTTLVEPYLSDMCICMKDRSSIVREAVVVIFIQLLLEDFIKVKGPFFFHILTMLFDPDKMIRELTIFLIEERLLKKNKVLISQKFLESIYHYNNYQFKHRLCDRKMRKEEKEILTFPGNKNHDNRAIIYNFMIEHLDPPEKIKLLVKLTTQILGRVSNGTINVTSQKGACVLKDTLYILNNERLQPFLSSNKHTINSQDQEDFMSPSDVSTTNAITVIIEGMKRHGLDILLPTLLKVKEKLEILKSPLKHDVMRFVSRMYTIYSKEHLTNLLNEYPQLEKEIDQYKRNFDKDANMETDNVEIQDNLRSLKTGTENLKTNVQLSICTRIPKVILHRISPTSFKKSQESNPSTSTPKLSDRSYDHKRDYILPIKCTKRSSHSQETTLDRKVIKNSTVQILSDNDSE; from the exons ATGAACGTTATCATTTATTCCAGCG TTTATTATCCTGTGATGGagcttttacaaatttttgacAATTTTAAATTGGACGATCTGAACGATAA CGAGGATATGGACTTATTATTACAAGACACTTGTGAGGTCGTCAAAGATTGGCTTGCTAAAATTCATACTTCAGAAGAATGCAATAATAAAGAAGCAAATGTTTCTTGGGATGTATTAGTAAGTTTGAATATAAATGTGCATGCTTTGTTATCGgttttatactatataataaaatctggTCAACGTGATGAAGCTAATAAAACAAGTAAGCAAACTTGTTTGAATGCAACAAGTTTATATCTTATGTTATTAGCTATACCTGGAAGTCGtgcttttaatatatttcatccaaacttatataaaaaagcaatTGAATCTTTGAAATTATGTAAACTCCTAATTCCAATAGTTACAAAGGGAAATAAAACTGTAACTTTAGAATATATGGATATTAATGAAGATCAATCGAGCGATCATGTTATTTCACTTTCAGAAAAGGTTTTATTGATCGAAggtcttaaaaatattttgtctaATTTCATCACAATGATAAAGTTATTTTCATTTAGAGCTTATTCACATTCATTAGATATTACTATCTCTGTATTACTTGAAGTTACTGACGTTAATCAGTTTGAATATCAAAAGacaagaaataaattgttttgtAACGCTTATACAGCTCTATTTAAATTATGTGATAATAAACATGGACCTATCAAAACAACTATTATGATGATAGCAAAATACATACatcctcgttttctctttaatcaTAATGATCATCAAATCAAGTTTATGGCAAATATGCATGAATTAACAAtagattttttaagaaaattattacatacttatgaaaaagaagcaaagatTGCTATAATGacattaattcaatatattatgattaaatGTCCGGAACGACAAGAGGCTCGTCAAAAGCAAGCTAcagtattattaaaactaattACAATATGCAAAGAAGATatcattatacatattattaatgatataatatctcTTTCACATCATACAAAAGTATCCTGTAGGCTATTTGCTCAAGAGATCATTGGTAAACTTTTAATAGAATCTAATTTAAATAACCATGATTTAATAGAATCTTTACAgcggaagaagataaaaaaagcatTAATTGCTACAACATTGAGTAGATGTGTGGATTCTTCTAATATGGTAAGAGGTAGAGCTATGGCAACAATTGCAGAGTTTACAgacatacaaaataatatcattgaaatgCTCGTAGAAGATACATCTGAAGTATCATGTTCTGATGAGACACTTCCTTTATTCGATGAATTAAGAACCATATTATTAAGAGATGTTAATCAGATGCCAACATTAAATACAGTACTCATCATGTTAATAGATCGAGTAGAAGATGAAAGAGCATTAGTAAGACGAAGTGCACTacagattttaaaaaatttgactATTAAGTTTCCCATACTGACATGTCAAGTTGCTCCTATAGTTGGTCGTCGTTGCAGAGACCCTGTAATGACAGTACGTCGTTTcgcaatacatatattatctgttattttagaatattttcctAGTGATTCACAAATCCTTAATGAGTGGGTAGAAACAGTATTACCACAAATATTTGATACTGAAATTAAAGTACAAGAAAAAGCACTAGAATCTTTCCAAGACTTACTAATAAGTAAGATAACGAATCATTCCAAATATACTGATAATGCAAAAAGCAGTTTACCATGGAGAATCGTAGGTAAATTAACTGACATGAAAATGATGAAACATTTATCAAGAGCTTGTAAAATATGGATTAAAGATAATCTCATAAACAACTCTTTAATCACAGATATACAATCACATATTGGATCAGACAATGATACATCTGCATGGGTTCTTTTAACAGCAATATCTGAAAGCATGAAATTAccaaatttgaataaatatattgacgATTATAAAGatcttatacaaaaaaataactatcattcaaatttaattttacaaatattgaGAAATTCTTGGTCATCTTTAAGTAAAAATGACATGAACGATTTGTATGAATACCTTTATCAATGCCTTTGTGAtttcaaaattcattttagTTTAATTAGTATTTGTCTTGATATCATTGGtggaataataaaacatttacatcctgatgataataatcatttagtGCAATCTAACACGATGAAATTAATGGAAatatcagaaataaaaatacaaaaaatgcttaaaactaataataaaacaataatggatacatcaaattatataaaagctATGTCTACGTTAGGACATGTTGCATTTTCATGTACTAATAAGCTTTCATCGTCTACTTTACGTATTTTGGAAGGCTTATTACTTGAATCAGAATTATTACCAGATTCAATAAAGGAAGTAAAAGAATTACAAGCTTTTGCTGTGGTTGTGCTTGGACAACATGCAATAAGAGATCATGAGATAGCACAAGAGGTAATACCAATTTTAGGTAGACTCTTGCGTATGGATATAAATCACAATTCAAGCACAGAGATAGCTATTAAGGTGAATGCTGCTAAAGCTTTAGCAGATCTCTGTATTAGGTTCACTACATTAGTTGAACCTTATTTGTCAGACATGTGCATTTGTATGAAAGATCGAAGTTCTATAGTAAGAGAAGCTGttgttgtaatatttatacaattattgttagaagattttataaaagtaaaaggaccattctttttccatatattAACAATGTTATTTGACCCAGATAAAATGATACGGGAGttaactatttttttaatcgaagagagacttttaaaaaagaataaagtacTAATATCACAAAAGTTTTTGGAaagtatatatcattataataattatcaattcaAGCACAGATTATGTGATCGTAAAAtgcgaaaggaagaaaaagaaattttaacatTTCCTGGAAATAAGAATCATGATAATAGagcaattatttataattttatgatagaACATTTAGATCCtcctgaaaaaataaaattacttgtAAAACTAACTACGCAAATACTTGGTAGAGTTTCAAATGGTACAATTAATGTTACAAGTCAAAAAGGCGCATGTGTTTTAAAagacacattatatatactcaACAATGAGCGTTTACAACCATTTCTATCCTCTAACAAACATACAATAAATTCTCAAGATCAAGAAGACTTTATGAGTCCATCAGATGTATCAACTACTAATGCAATAACTGTAATTATAGAAGGAATGAAAAGGCATGGTTTAGATATATTGCTACCAACATTactaaaagtaaaagaaaaattggaaattTTAAAATCACCTTTAAAACATGATGTAATGAGATTTGTTTCTAGAATGTATACAATTTATAGCAAAGAACATCTTACAAATCTGTTAAATGAATATCCacaattggaaaaagaaattgatcaaTACAAAAG AAATTTTGATAAAGATGCAAACATGGAAACTGATAATGTTGAAATACAAGATAATTTGAGATCGCTTAAGACTGGCACAGAGAATCTTAAAACAAATGTACAACTTTCGATTTGTACTCGTATACCTAAAGTTATTTTACATCGTATTTCACCAACATCCTTTAAAAAaag CCAAGAATCTAATCCAAGTACAAGTACACCAAAATTATCTGACAGAAGTTATGATCATAAACGTGATTATATATTACCAATTAAGTGTACTAAAAGATCCTCTCATTCTCAGGAGACGACATTGGATCGTAAAGTCATAAAAAATAGCACAGTGCAAATTTTAAGTGATAATGATTCTGAATAG